In Campylobacter mucosalis, a single window of DNA contains:
- a CDS encoding uroporphyrinogen-III synthase gives MIYLVSNTPSSDESVKNLNLSQIKFYDFSVDLANFNAIVITSKNAIKALEQNSIAPKDVEIFAVGKSSAVQAEKFGFKKINVPSSSYGDALYDEFKDVLKDRKILYLRAKDIVGDLDIKLAKCSQNFTQIVAYESIEVTQNLTDLEDNSVFIFTSPKNAKFFLKNYTWRDSFKAVAIGQSTAEALKFISGVRVPKAQSIDECIKLAKTLL, from the coding sequence ATGATATACCTAGTCTCAAATACGCCTAGTAGTGATGAGAGTGTAAAAAATTTAAATCTTAGCCAGATAAAATTTTATGATTTTAGTGTTGATTTAGCAAATTTTAATGCCATCGTAATAACTTCAAAAAATGCCATAAAAGCACTAGAGCAAAACAGTATCGCCCCAAAAGATGTTGAAATTTTTGCAGTTGGCAAGTCAAGTGCAGTCCAAGCAGAGAAATTTGGTTTTAAAAAGATCAACGTTCCATCATCTTCTTATGGAGACGCCTTGTATGATGAGTTTAAGGACGTTTTAAAAGATAGGAAAATACTCTATCTAAGGGCAAAGGATATAGTTGGCGATTTGGACATAAAACTAGCCAAATGTAGCCAAAATTTCACACAGATAGTGGCTTATGAAAGTATTGAAGTAACACAAAATTTAACAGATTTAGAAGACAACTCCGTTTTTATATTCACATCGCCAAAAAATGCTAAATTTTTTTTAAAAAACTATACTTGGAGAGATAGTTTTAAAGCCGTTGCGATAGGACAAAGCACAGCAGAGGCACTAAAATTTATTAGTGGCGTTAGAGTGCCCAAAGCTCAAAGTATAGATGAGTGCATAAAGCTTGCTAAAACGTTACTTTAA